The genomic stretch CACTGGAACGACAGCGAGGTCTGAATTTGATCATTCACCTGTACAATACCAAGCGTGGCTGAAGTAACGGGGTCAGAGAAGTCACCACCGGGAGGCGATACACTGAGAAAAAGAACAGCTGCATGTAACGTACAGTCCAGACAAGATGTGCAGAGTAATGTCTCCCTCTATTGGCCAAAATAAAGCAGTACTCACGCTCCGACAATGCTGACGCTGCCCTCCCTCTCAGGGTTGCCCAGACACTTCACCCTCCCTGCACGCTCATAGAAGGAGGCGAGACGGGCGCCCAGGTAGGCAGGATAAccactgtctgtgtgcagaTACACAAAGCAAATCTTTTCCAAAACAAAGAAGCACAAGCTGCAGCTACTGCAGggatttaaagaaacaaaagtgAAGTGAGGCATTCAGCGAaaagactgttttcacatttgtgcACCAATTCACTTACAATGCAGTTAGAACAAGACTAAAGCATCAAGTAACCTGTCATTTTAACCTCTGACAGTGACCATTTAGTCATCTGTGAATAAAGCACAGTTtaaagtagggctgcaactaacaattctTTTCATTAGTCACTAATCCGCATTAATTATCTTCTGGAATTATGGAAAAGTGTTTGAgtttataaataaaaaaaatatccatccGAGTTGATAGAATCTTCCTATGATCTACTAAATAAAGAATTCGGAGACGTCAAAGGCAGAACAGAGAGCGGATCGTTGCGCAAGATGATTGTGTTAGTTTGTGAAATTCACAGATTCATTTTTACTTCCTTTTATAAAGCAGACGCTGATCACGACAAAAACACCTGGTTtacagaaatgcattttgtcatttggaAGAAACACGAACAGAAATTGGTAAACAACACTAGCTGTTCTTCATTATAAATGCCAGACATAGTGGAGCCTGAATCTGCCTTCAGCTCTAACTCTAATCTCCACAGACTCCAAACTTACCAGCAGGCATCTCAGCCAGACGGCCAGAAATCTCCCTGAGAGCCTCGGCCCAACGGGAGGTGGAGTCGGCCATCATGCTCACGTTGTATCCCATGTCTCTGAAGTACTCAGACAGCGTGATTCCTGCCAACAGAAACTGAGTCAGTATGCAATAACAGGAGGAGTGAATGAGAATATCTGAGCATAACACAGCATGTCTGAATGAGTTAGACACCGGTGTAGATGGAGGCTTCTCTGGCAGCTACAGGCATGTTGGAGGTGTTGGCCACCAGTGCTGTTCTCTTCATGATGCTCTCCGTCTTCCCGTCCACCTCCATGGTCAGCTGTTGGCCAGACAACACCGTCAGAACACCAATCACAGTCACTCTAGTTGGGATGCAACGTCGGCGCTCTCGCTACTCACCTCGGGGAAGTCTCGCAGTACTTCTGACATCTCGTTACCACGCTCCCCGCAGCCTACGTAGATGATGACGTCGCTGTTGGAGTACTTGGACAGGGACTGAGAGATGACAGTCTTTCCGCAGCCAAAGGCTCCTGGGATGGCTGTGGTTCCTCCCTGCACACatcttcacacagagaggagaatgtAGGAAGAGTGCTGCTGGGTAAAATATTTTCAACACGTCTCAAGTGAAAAGGTTAAACAGAGGATGCGGGACTCACGGGAAAAGGGCGTCCAGCACTCTCTGTCCGGTCAGCAGCGGGTGATTGGCGGGCAGCTTCTCTGTGACAGGTCGCACTTGTCTGACGGGCCACACCTGCACCATGGTGAACTTCTCCTTCACCCCCTCAAACTCCAGCTCCATCACCACGTCCTGACGGAGAGACACGCACGCCATCAACACAAAGCAACACCTAACAGCTCGTTCACAGCCGTGGACGGAGGTGCGGCGGACTCACGTTGACGTCGTAGCTTCCGGGTGGAGCCACGTAGGTCACAGTGCCTCTGTTTCTGGGAGGCAGCATGATCTTGTGCTTGATGAGGGAGTTCTCGTACACCATGCCGTAGATGTCTCCCCCTGTGATGTGACTGCCAGCCTAACAgcgataaaaaaaaacaaaggattcATTCACCTGATGATTTAAAGACAGCAGGCTGAAGGTTTGAGGTCAGTCACATACCCGCAGGCTCTTGCTGGGATTAAACTCCCACTTGAGGTCTCGGTTGAGGGCTCCGATGTTTACACCTCTGGGGATGTAGATGCTTTGCGTGAGGTCATTGATGTCCTTTAGCGGTCGCTGGATACCATCAAAGATGGACCCCATGATTCCTGGACCCAGCTCCACAGAGAGAGGTTTCCCCGTCCGCAGAACGGgatctccaacacacacaccggcTGGATTCGAGCTCAGGAAAAGAGTGTGCACATCTGATATTAACTTTTCCATATGCAAGATGCTGCTATGGACCATTtgaaacagaaagaagcagaaTTAGAAGTAGAGGACTTcagtattttcacttttacttcattCACAGGCTCAAAAGGATACAGGTCTCCTCGTAGACCTGGATGGTGGCCATGTCTCCCTCCAGCCTGATGATCTCTCCCACCAGCTCGCTGTGGCCGACACGGACCAGCTCATACATGGCTGCTCCCGCCATGGCTGTAGCCGTCACCACTACAACAACAAAGGAGGCAAACAATCAGACTGAACGCAGTTAAACAATCAAACCACAGCAAGCCAAAAAAAAGTAGCTGAACCAGTCGGtcctcttttatttcctgtctcaGCTCAGAGTTATAAATATGTGCGTGCAGTCTGCTTGTGATTCATCAgtatttctgttatttgtttgaTAGTGACGAtgatgtttgtgcatgtgcgcCAACCTGGTCCAGAGACTCCATGGACGTATCCAAActggctttctctctcctcatccctgATCTTGGGCAGCTTGGACATGTCCATCTTCACAGGGTTATTAGTCTGACtggaaggagagcagagaggagaggaacagtgTGAGGGAGACTTCAGACAGCGGAGaactgaaggagaggagaaccAGAGGACTGCAGGAGAGGCCGTCCTCTCCTCAGCAATGGCCTCTTTCAACAACATAcgctctgtgtttacattttaattatcAAGAACTTTCATTAGCAGCCTTGAAGCAGCTGCGGGTACGAGTGCTTTGATTACTGCTGTGAAGAGTCAGCTGCACATGAGACCACCCagtgcaaacaaaagaaatctcAAAAGCAGATGTAAATTCATATTCACAGAAGGATACATATCATATGATACATACGGCACATTTTCTGCAAAATCCATGAATTGAATGCGacatcatttgcaaatgacgCATGTCAAGTTCACCCAATGATATAAAAATACTGCCGTAAAGAGTGTGATTTGTGACACgaggaaaaatacattaaatagaaaacatatttaaaatatttgcCTGGCTCTGCACTGGTACCTTGGCAGTGGCACCTCCCACCATAACCATGGAAACCAACAGGGAAATACAGCAGCATCCCCACTCACGACTCAAAGCTGCTCGCTCTAATTCTCAGCATTACGGAGGCTCATCTGGGCCtcccctctcatctcctccGCCTTGGCGCACACACTTCAGGTCCAGTTTTACAGTCAGTGTGACGCGTCAGGCTAACATTAGAGGGGAATCCCACAGAGCAGCGCGGTCCTCTGTCTCACAtgctgtatgtgcacacatgtcaTATTATCACCTCATATATCTGCCAGACTCCATCCAGCTACATGCAGCACTGACTCAAACAGGAGCTGCCACCAGTCGTGACATAAATCCATCCCCAGAGGGAGCTGACTGCAGATGCTGTGCACACGTTAAAGAGCAGCTTTATCTGCAATACTGTGTGCATCACACATCAATCAACGTGCTCACAATACTTAAATGTGGCATTTCTCATTCTCTATCTGACAACTGTATCACACAAACAGTCCTCCACATCCATGCCCTTTTCTTGTCCTTCCCACTGATGCACAGATCTTCCTGTTTACGCTCAGCTGCTTGGCCCATCTGTGCAGGAAAATAGCAGCTCCACCAATGGGTCAATGCAGGAATGACAAGAACGACACCTTCCAGGGTTTCACGCTGTTCCTCTAACAGGGACCACAAACTACAAAATCCCTTATCTTTCAGATTTCAAATAATAATTATGTTTGTtgtcatctcatctcatctccagGTACACCTGAACAGATGAAGTAACAATGTGCACCTGATGAAAAGCCTCCAAAGAGCAGCATTGACTTTGAAGATAAGATGTATTGTTCAGGTGATTAATTCAAATAAGATCACTCACAACTCTCTACCAGCTTGATTAATCCTAACTccaaaaatcaaagtaaaactacatgtaaatgatgaaaaataagcCCTTTAAGACAGTAACATCATGGTCAGCCCCTTTACAAACAGTCAGGGTCAAATTCCCTTGTTATAATCCTGGCTGCACCAACAGACATGACACTTGATCATATGATCCTGGCACATGACTGGCCGGCCCGGCTGTATGAGTCTCTTTGAGGAAGTGGAAAAGGAGCGTGGTGCAAAACTGGGAAGTACAAATCAAGACTGTGTCTGGAAACACTGATCCTCCACAGAAAATGAGCATACAGCATACGAAAGATCATTTTATCCGTCATTAGACTGACCTTAGAGGTCATGCCGGTTGATTCGTTAAGGACAGTACAGAAAGGTGGGAATGGCCAACTCTTGTCTCCAAATGACAACTTCAAAGTGGCAGAATGGAAATACAGCACGTAAAACCAGGCAGAGACAAGTATTAATTTAGGGCTGAATAAGGCATTTTGACTGTCTGTGCCTAAAGGACAACACTACAACAAGACTGAGAGGATGCATGTCCATGTAGGTGCTGGTGTCTGTGCAGAAATAACCCGAGAAATGTTACATATAAGTGACATGACGGCGAAAAACACCCTGACACGCTCATGTTAATTGCAGACACCTATCACATGAAACTCAGCTAAATGATGCTGCTCTAATGGAGAAAGTCATACGCCTTGTAtttaaatgacatgaaataCCCTGTTGTGTGATACATGACGGCCGGGGGTCTGATCTCAATGCAGTATATTCAGTTTGATAGCGTTCCTCGATCTGCACCTTAGCTAGCTTAACTGACACCGGAAGGAGACTTTAAAATCACCAGCACCCATGAACGGACATTTCTGTAAATCCCAGTTTGTCTTAACGATAAAAACAAGGTTAGCTAGCTCCGCAGGTTATTCGGTATTATGAAAACGATAGCAAGACAGGTCTCTCGGCCTGGCTGGAAAATGCTGGCTCTGACGTTTTGGCGCAGCGGGGGGAGCAAAAATATGTCACTGCCAACACACAACAAAGCCAAAGTCGGTTTATAATGTCGAAAATGTCCGacacagataaataaaaacaaaaccgtTACCGTCTGTTAGTGAAGTGGTCGTTCACTGTCTTGCCTCGAGAGAGAAACGATGGCTGCTGCGATGCGTGACAgcagactgagatcagctgactTCATTCACTCGCTGCTCGCTTTTACTGCTGGGCCCCTGCAACCGCCGCCATGTTGGATCCGCCCCGGCACGAGAGCAAAGATTTTTCAAGAGGAGAACATACGGGATCGATAAATCAAGACCAGTATCAGTCTACAGCAGGCACGACTCAGAGCGTGAGCAAGTTTTCAAGTACTTTATTGTCATATGCACAATAGTTACAATGGAGCAGTCATTGGCAATTAAATTCTTTCTTATCTGGCTCCCTCCAGCCATGCTTAATAgtttaaaatataataattaCCAATATAATACACAATATAATTAAATGCTAATAATTTTCCTGTATAAACTTAGTCAAAATTACCCCCATTTATAAAACTATCTGTAACTGCATCTACGGGAttgtgtcagactgtttaaatgCGTACCAAATGTGTGATGAGTGAATAAGACAGTAGATATTTGTGACTAAAATTTTGAACAATTTGTAGGTTCCCcggcattattattattacatttccaTGACATATTACATGCACACCCTGTGCAAGTGGTTCTTGCGTTTTTATCTAATCATAAGGTCCTGTCTTGTGAAGGGGAACCCttataaaaatgttttaataacaaaatgtctttaaaaaaataaaataaaataaaataatattcaagAACTATGTCTACATATTGCAAAGTCCTAAATACCTTACCATATACTTAAAGCGGGTATAGAGAACAAGGGAGTATCACATTTAACTTCTGATATTACATTTAATTTCTGACAGGGTGAGACACCATCTGGGCGAGGAGCTTTATCTTTAAACAAGCTAAATATCTTTACAGCAACGCTTGAGCCAAAATGGAGGGGCCGTCAAAATTGCCgtgattaattatttatttgatCTGAGTCTCTCTAACTAATATATGATCTAAAGTCTGGCAATGAAAATGAATCTTGGCTCTccaatatatatatttatttacacataTCTTGAGCGGTCTGGCTATGTATGTAAGGCaaacttcatgtttttaattttgttttcgTAACAGGGTAtcaaaaaagaggaaattttACTTtcgtttttatttttcatttctttgacttcattttgaaaaactacagaaacacaaaaaagaaagtagTTGTAACGTGCATCCTTAAAGAGTCTGGCCCTGAGTCAGGCCTCACAGGCTGTGCTTCCTTCCAGGATACGTAACTCTAAccttctcctctccactctgACAACAAAAAATCAGACAAGGGTTCATCAAGAGTATCTTGGTTGGATGTTTTAATGCTATGTAATATAACTAAACATATCTAACATTTTGCAGTTGCTTAGTGAATCTGACTGGCAAAGCATCCTGGAAGACAAAACTCGGGGATTTAAAATCAAGTATATAGCTGCAGTGCTTGTGCGCATGCGGAGGTCAGGGTTGACAGTCCCCACACAGTCGTGGAAGGAGTTCGGCGGCTAAGCTAACTGCAACCACCGCAACTAGCTACATGTGGAGGGTAAAACGGGAGGCATCCCCGACCCTAACTCTGTCAAAATTCCACCTTTCTACCCAAAACAACTCTAAAGTTCAGCCTCATCGAAAATAAGGGATAATATCTATTTACAATGAAAGGGTGAGTGTAAGCTTTTGAGATACGAATAAGTAGCTTAGCACGAGTAAagtttttcatgtctgtttttttctacaAGGGGAGGCGGGGAGGAGACGGTGAggctagctagcttgctaagCTACTTTTATTTGGGTGTAGGATAAAGACATACATCCGACAGAACAGTTACTGCAAGTCTTCTGGCACTGATATTCTCGTTGACTTAAGCCGCTTGTCGTTTCGTTCAGGTCGCTCACAAGcaaagctaactagctagctgcTCGTGGGCAGCTGAGTCAGTAAACCCACTTCAGCTAAGCTAAATGGGCAGACCCCGGCTCTCGGATAATGTTAATTTGTGCGTTCGCGTCAAAGTCGACAACCGCTCAGCTGCAGCAAAGTAGCAAAGTCAGCTAACTAAGTTAAGTTAGCTACATGACAACTCTCTGGCAGACTGAGTTTATGTTGGtcagctctgtgtctgccaCCGTATTAACGTTACACACGACAGCAACTTTAGACTTTGTGCCAGCTGGCTCAGTGTAACTTGACATGTTGAAGTAACACAGTAGCAGCGTCTTTTTGGCTAATGTGTTGATTCTCAGGTTACACGAGGTCGATTAAGGCTGAACTGTATTAATTGTTAGATAGGATTTCATAGACGTTACTGTTTGAAGTGTGGACGGGTCCTGGCACTGTGTATCCTGATGAACAACACACGTGAccaacagctgtgttttttggaTGTGTTGCCTCCTATAAATACCACCGTGAACCCCTCAACCATACAAACTGGAGTCTTGAGTTTGGGTCACCCAGGCAGACACTTTAACACACATATTCCTAGGTTTTCTTAGAACTGATTCAAGCAAGTGCCATATCAGTTTTCTTGGTAAGCCTAAGGCAAGAATATCAAAATCATGAGCTTcagatgtgtattttttttgtagaaAGAGTGATTTAGGAGGATtgattatgtttattttttgtttgaataGTGATTTAGGTGGATTATTTATGGCACCTGCTAATACTGTGTGGCATCCCACTGTGCTTTGTGACATTTGAGGGTCAGTGGCAAAGATTGCACAACATCTGGATTGGTggtcatttgattttactgaggggattacatttattttggggCTACAACTTTAAGAGTATTAAAGTGAATTATTCTGGCAATTATTTTCTCACATCAGTTAATTGgttggtctgtaaaatgtctgaaaatggtggaaaatgtccatcacagttttCCTAAAGCAGAACATTACCTTTCTTAGGTAAATTAATCAACAGTTTTAAGGTAGCTCACAAAGTTACCAAGATGCTGCAATGGATCTTTATTCCATTTGAGTCACATTATCCTGGATATAACTGTGTACTTGTTGTCAGTCATTTGACCGTTTTGCTCTTGTTCCAGTAGCCGGATCGAGCTGGGGGATGTTACGCCCCATAACATTAAGCAACTGAAACGCCTGAACCAGGTCATCTTCCCTGTCAGCTACAATGACAAGTTTTATAAAGATGTACTGGAAGTTGGAGAGCTTGCGAAGTTAGGTAAGAAACATCCCTCATGTTACTTACTCCCACATacacttttaaaaaatctttCAAAAAGCATGAAGCTAATATATTTCTGGTGACACTAAATATATGTTTTTCTTACAGCATACTTCAATGACATTGCAGTGGgtgctgtgtgctgcagagtgGACCACTCTCAGAACCAGAAGAGACTGTACATCATGACACTTGGCTGTCTAGCACCCTACCGTAGGCTTGGAATTGGTAAGGAGCTTAACTTTTCTCCAAGATGCTGCAATGCACCTCGTgatcttgtgttttgtttttcaaacgttgcctttgtctttttctttcaggtACAAAGATGCTGAATCATGTGCTAAACATCTGTGAGAAAGATGGCACATTTGACAACATTTACCTGTGAGTGTCTAAATGCAGCCCTTGTGTGAAAATATCAGTTCATTCTATTTTTACTGGAGCAATTCTTCTGACTGTTCGACCACTAACTAAATGTCTTCCTTTCATTTTTGCAGTCATGTTCAGATCAGCAATGAGTCAGCCATTCACTTTTACCAGAAGTTTGGCTTTGAGATCattgaaacaaaaaagaattACTACAAGAGGATAGAGCCTGCAGATGCCCATGTGTTGCAGAAGAGTCTGCGCAGCCCATGTGCACCGCCCACCGGGGAGCTTCAGAAGGCAGATTAGGGGCACAGCGTTTGGAAAGAGCACAGATGTGCCCGCCTCCACAGaaacagaactgtgacaaaTGCCCCAGGGTCGACACATTCAACACTTTCTTCAAAGGACgctaaaaagagaaaacaaatttaaagtacaaaaaatgctgcatttattttgcaAAGGGGTCCCCTTTgattttttgcatattttattcCTCCCTTTTCCTCATACAGATAATTGAACATAACAAAAAGCTCAATATCCAAAAGTGCTCCTATTGACAAATTTGCCAACTCCTGACAGTTTTAGACTTGGTGAAGGGGGGAGGTGCGATGTTTGCAAATcatactgtttgtgtttgagttgtTTTTATGCGGTTACAAAGCTAATGGAGACATATCTATACTGTtgagcagaagaaaacagtTGGTTTGAAGCTGTAAAAGTGTTTGAAAGACCATCACTGACACGCACGAGTCACAGCTGGTCAGCTTGGAGTGATGCATTGAGTTGTTACCTGGAACAGTCACGACTCTATTCTCTCGCCACCTGAACCCTGGGATTTATGGGAACTGTCTGACCAGTTTGTTGATATGTCATGTCCAGAGGggaaaagcagaaatgtaaGCCCCCGGTACAGGCGCAAGAAAGGCTGAACGGTTTTGAGGTGGTGGGAAGATGTGGTCACCACTGATAATTTCTGAATAACTTTATTTTCCAGCCTGT from Chaetodon auriga isolate fChaAug3 chromosome 21, fChaAug3.hap1, whole genome shotgun sequence encodes the following:
- the naa50 gene encoding N-alpha-acetyltransferase 50 isoform X2, coding for MKGRIELGDVTPHNIKQLKRLNQVIFPVSYNDKFYKDVLEVGELAKLAYFNDIAVGAVCCRVDHSQNQKRLYIMTLGCLAPYRRLGIGTKMLNHVLNICEKDGTFDNIYLHVQISNESAIHFYQKFGFEIIETKKNYYKRIEPADAHVLQKSLRSPCAPPTGELQKAD
- the naa50 gene encoding N-alpha-acetyltransferase 50 isoform X1, whose amino-acid sequence is MKGSRIELGDVTPHNIKQLKRLNQVIFPVSYNDKFYKDVLEVGELAKLAYFNDIAVGAVCCRVDHSQNQKRLYIMTLGCLAPYRRLGIGTKMLNHVLNICEKDGTFDNIYLHVQISNESAIHFYQKFGFEIIETKKNYYKRIEPADAHVLQKSLRSPCAPPTGELQKAD
- the atp6v1ab gene encoding V-type proton ATPase catalytic subunit A, translated to MDMSKLPKIRDEERESQFGYVHGVSGPVVTATAMAGAAMYELVRVGHSELVGEIIRLEGDMATIQVYEETSGVCVGDPVLRTGKPLSVELGPGIMGSIFDGIQRPLKDINDLTQSIYIPRGVNIGALNRDLKWEFNPSKSLRAGSHITGGDIYGMVYENSLIKHKIMLPPRNRGTVTYVAPPGSYDVNDVVMELEFEGVKEKFTMVQVWPVRQVRPVTEKLPANHPLLTGQRVLDALFPCVQGGTTAIPGAFGCGKTVISQSLSKYSNSDVIIYVGCGERGNEMSEVLRDFPELTMEVDGKTESIMKRTALVANTSNMPVAAREASIYTGITLSEYFRDMGYNVSMMADSTSRWAEALREISGRLAEMPADSGYPAYLGARLASFYERAGRVKCLGNPEREGSVSIVGAVSPPGGDFSDPVTSATLGIVQVFWGLDKKLAQRKHFPSVNWLISYSKYTRALDEYYDKHFPEFVPLRTKAKEILQEEEDLAEIVQLVGKASLAETDKITLEVAKLIKDDFLQQNGYTPYDRFCPFYKTVGILSNMISFYDMARHAVETTAQSDNKITWAMIREHMGEILYRISSMKFKDPVKDGEAKIKSEYAQLLEDMQNGFRTLEE